Proteins encoded by one window of Haematobia irritans isolate KBUSLIRL chromosome 2, ASM5000362v1, whole genome shotgun sequence:
- the LOC142223206 gene encoding uncharacterized protein LOC142223206, whose protein sequence is MDTVYGTKKYFQSLSGASDIYRSPACRAVSNDYTYQNSLGRRSTLGAYYHMNNQPSYSNEHSLTNQYGYNSTWGIWRDGRNVAPSTFSTKPHQHYQKTRSFSIILTTAAFIVLLAVISIAGLAFYFSSIKGNMEDPVLGFEGSFRIAKGDQFSTGLKYNHTSSYKQKIDFYKRFVERALTDQGLQPIRTDVWGFGEGPLIKVNFRTFFDVRKLPQNIHNVEEYIKEAIFLETTMVKSLYKNLRIDSDSVEIKRILDEQVVKSASLFKDAHMSPTSQTQLEKRLMKKGGSPPALINKPSTSSKNRPTARPHSPEEEPDIDVENAPVIQGSFEGSFEITKTDADIARKKTTPTRAYGHSSSLAPKTVTPYALRVKPKKPGIEKLTTILPQTQSGNSRMSSTSSTSSTTTNTMPPSTTTSTTTTTSTTTSTTTEKPRTSTTTTTTEPSTTTSTTPSTTTTTTTTTTTLPTTTYPQFTLVHSTTPPSSQVNRFTYPSLVTTSIGPPPMLPKLDQNLFTSVPVLDTQPWRPIHREVPEFLPGPPPSFPTKTLPTMLQSTPLPPIAIDEEPPRRRIDEIELPFLPEEPTPPKPMLDPYTPNYYGPAYKKPDLHGDSKTSEDLVFYHSFGNPVFMPGSEGIERLGTGASVQPHPLPVPLIDDVVIPPFKPLTPNVGGQNKLPFEIPTENDRFEHLGDGVIAKKPENVTSAGKKDIPITSTTLATTTTTGTTNLSSKENENFLPTVRPMQDEIDTSSVTAELADKIGELFMDWLDLPKDEVSPKPEQPMESRIEPEEESFTTATNAKKEEVTTEKTEPATTSTSTGKPNFLNLKELILKRNQMKENQQKNSSQEVSPNTTSDSHQVVTTITSSTATEPTTTTTTTTLAPTTTRVATTKRYKLRPGNGKPPTILDDSNLFPSHSKWEFVNNSAIDKFGHTGNMRKVFNTTLQAWVSEDIEQTNKTETETETLDDIKTKINNATNIQDISFIFDTLASKLGITPSLPAKVPPFSQNKLKQSQRNDSRVKSATSSTTKSPTRTPVTEQSSTLSSSNPESTTASLSITSDEDMMAIESRRREPFIKPMSSFIEDTSSEGVGAAIPVVGEAEVEVIDPTKYEEMLKSSHFADATTTETTPKLVTLLPVRSNSGIRTYKPLVDTARSSASSSTEANTSTARKASSVRPSITRRQNLNQSRRLPPAEAVIRGGLKVTVK, encoded by the exons TCAAATGATTACACCTATCAAAATTCTTTGGGAAGACGTTCCACACTGGGAGCCTATTATCACATGAATAACCAgccttcctatagcaatgagcATAGTTTAACTAATCAGTATGGCTACAACAGTACATGGGGTATATGGAGAGATGGAAGAAATGTGGCCCCTTCAACATTCTCTACAAAACCTCATCAGCATTATCAGAAAACGCGATCGTTTTCCATAATTCTTACAACAGCAGCATTTATTGTTCTACTGGCAGTGATTTCAATAGCGGGATTggcattctattttagttccatCAAAGGAAATATGGAGGATC ccGTATTGGGTTTTGAAGGTTCCTTCCGTATAGCCAAAGGTGATCAATTTTCGACTGGCCTCAAATATAATCATACCTCctcatataaacaaaaaatcgattTCTACAAACGTTTTGTGGAGAGAGCTCTAACCGATCAGGGTCTACAGCCTATAAGAACCGATGTATGGGGTTTCGGTGAGGGTCCTTTGATCAAGGtgaattttagaacatttttcgaTGTTAGGAAACTGCCGCA aaatATTCACAATGTTGAGGAATACATAAAGGAGGCCATCTTTCTCGAGACAACTATGGTAAAgtctttgtataaaaatttgcgTATAGACTCGGATTCGGTGGAAATAAAAAGGATTCTAGATGAGCAAGTGGTAAAATCGGCTTCATTATTCAAAGATGCG CATATGTCGCCCACCAGTCAAACTCAATTGGAGAAACGTTTAATGAAGAAGGGCGGAAGTCCTCCTGCTCTTATTAACAAACCTTCGACATCTTCAAAAAATCGTCCTACTGCCAGGCCTCATTCGCCAGAAGAGGAGCCTGACATTGATGTTGAAAATGCCCCTGTTATACAAGGATCTTTTGAAGGATCCTTTGAGATAACCAAAACCGATGCCGATATAGCCCGCAAAAAGACTACACCCACAAGAGCCTATGGCCATAGCAGTAGTTTGGCTCCCAAGACCGTTACCCCCTATGCCCTGAGGGTAAAACCCAAGAAACCAGGTATCGAAAAGCTAACTACAATATTACCTCAGACTCAATCGGGTAATAGCAGAATGAGTTCAACCAGTTCGACATCAAGCACAACCACAAATACTATGCCTCCTAGTACAACGACAAGCACCACAACAACGACTTCAACCACCACAAGTACTACTACAGAGAAACCCAGAACTTCAACAACGACGACGACAACGGAACCTAGCACCACAACTTCGACAACTCCCAGTACCACAACCACAACTACGACCACAACAACCACATTACCTACAACAACCTATCCACAATTTACCTTAGTACACTCAACAACTCCCCCATCCAGCCAAGTCAATCGCTTCACATATCCCTCTTTGGTAACAACTTCCATTGGTCCTCCTCCAATGTTACCGAAATTggatcaaaatttgtttacatcAGTTCCTGTCTTGGATACTCAGCCTTGGAGACCTATACATCGCGAAGTTCCAGAATTTTTACCTGGTCCTCCTCCATCATTCCCCACTAAGACATTGCCAACAATGCTACAGTCAACACCTTTACCACCCATAGCCATCGATGAGGAACCACCCCGAAGAAGGATAGATGAAATTGAATTGCCCTTTTTACCGGAGGAACCAACTCCACCCAAGCCAATGCTAGATCCTTATACTCCTAACTATTATGGGCCTGCTTATAAAAAACCAGATTTACATGGCGATTCAAAAACATCCGAAGATTTGGTATTCTATCATAGCTTTGGTAATCCAGTATTTATGCCAGGATCGGAGGGTATTGAACGCTTGGGAACTGGAGCCTCGGTTCAACCACATCCTTTGCCCGTCCCTTTAATCGATGATGTAGTTATACCACCATTTAAGCCTTTAACACCGAATGTGGGGGGCCAAAATAAGCTACCATTTGAAATACCCACAGAAAACGATAGATTCGAGCATTTGGGTGATGGAGTTATAGCCAAGAAACCGGAAAATGTGACATCTGCTGGGAAGAAGGATATACCAATAACCAGTACCACTCTGGCAACAACTACAACTACTGGCACTACCAATCTCTCATCTaaggaaaatgaaaatttcttaccCACAGTACGACCCATGCAAGATGAAATCGATACATCCTCAGTCACAGCCGAATTGGCAGATAAAATTGGAGAACTTTTTATGGATTGGTTGGATTTGCCCAAAGATGAAGTATCCCCAAAACCGGAACAACCTATGGAATCTAGAATAGAACCAGAAGAAGAGTCTTTCACCACTGCTACCAATGCAAAGAAGGAAGAAGTCACTACAGAAAAAACCGAACCAGCTACGACTTCGACTTCAACTGGCAAACCCAACTTTTTAAATCTCAAAGAATTAATACTAAAACGCAATCAAATGAAAGAAAACCAACAGAAAAATTCTAGCCAGGAGGTGAGTCCCAACACAACATCTGACTCCCACCAAGTCGTAACCACAATCACAAGTAGCACTGCCACTGAACCAACCACAACCACGACTACGACCACATTGGCACCAACGACTACCAGAGTGGCCACCACAAAACGTTACAAATTACGTCCAGGAAATGGAAAACCCCCTACCATATTGGATGATTCCAATCTATTCCCCTCCCATTCTAAATGGGAATTTGTAAACAATTCGGCAATAGACAAGTTTGGTCATACCGGAAATATGCGCAAGGTTTTCAATACCACATTGCAGGCATGGGTATCTGAGGATATTGAGCAGACAAACAAAACGGAAACCGAGACAGAGACATTGGATGACATAAAGACCAAAATTAATAATGCCACCAATATTCAGGacatttctttcatttttgaCACCTTGGCATCGAAGTTGGGAATAACTCCCAGTTTGCCAGCAAAAGTGCCTCccttttcacaaaataaactGAAACAATCACAGAGAAATGATTCGAGAGTAAAATCTGCAACTAGCTCAACTACAAAGAGCCCTACCAGAACTCCTGTCACAGAGCAATCGTCAACCCTTAGTTCCTCAAATCCAGAGAGTACCACAGCTTCATTGAGTATAACTTCTGACGAGGATATGATGGCCATTGAAAGTAGACGAAGGGAACCATTTATAAAACCCATGTCTAGTTTTATTGAAGATACTTCTTCAGAAGGTGTGGGAGCGGCTATACCAGTGGTGGGAGAGGCCGAAGTGGAAGTTATCGATCCCACCAAATATGAGGAGATGTTGAAATCTTCACATTTTGCCGATGCGACAACCACAGAGACTACACCGAAACTGGTAACTTTGTTGCCCGTAAGATCCAATTCGGGCATTAGGACCTATAAACCATTGGTTGATACTGCTCGTAGTTCTGCGTCATCTTCAACAGAAGCCAACACATCCACAGCTCGCAAGGCTTCTTCGGTAAGGCCGAGTATTACACGAAGACAAAATCTCAATCAAAGCCGAAGGCTTCCACCAGCCGAAGCTGTTATAAGGGGAGGTCTTAAAGTCACCGTGAAATAG